In Streptantibioticus cattleyicolor NRRL 8057 = DSM 46488, a genomic segment contains:
- a CDS encoding sensor histidine kinase, whose product MLVSVTAVLAAGAPGVAGGVADVSESQRLLRLSQLNTAAIALSHSLADERADMAAYVATGRGARKPPAAAHGNTVGRGVSEEERARVDRQTAEVTADAAVLDTGDSTDLIRVTGDLSSALASLPKVRQGALAGPGDAKAAFDAYTPLIDALDAVGGALARALPSRASDADTAAGPALATAVEDASATRGQLVAALTAGGTSAALAGGAQQSRTGELAALADFNAAATQQARTRYAQTVTGADVATAESYLHRLTAKGYLTAADNRLRTADVDAALAARVDRMRAVQSSLAGADTTRLTRLRDDDVTALEIHAAVVACCALIALGLGVRTARSLTRPLGRLLRFATAHADGDRTVTVPVDSHDEFAAVARAVDRISAEAAGLRTEAAEREQERERLSAAREKAVAERAQLRRRFAAERDQLEQRLTAERDELRQRLTTERDDLLLQLHATRQEARDRQGGLEAEKQALTARLVALENTARTTYVSLSLRTLALVERQLALIEGLEEREQDPDQLQTLFRLDHLATRMRRNSESLLVLAGAETGGGAQARPVPLLDVVRAAVSEIERYERVRIASLPRTRLAGFAADDTSHVLAELLENATAFSPPDADVRISGWLLENGEVMLSIEDTGIGMPQARLAEANALLADAHPDDSAVTGGLGLHLVARMAGRHGVRVQLREHKQGGVTAVIVLPHALLARPDDDGRGEQRHDTAELTDVTPQLPEPRRAVAPEPPAEHARPQEAPVPADAAEAPRTTGKGLPKRVPRSSGLSGEPAARLGGGPVDADALRRRLGGFAQGLQAGRRDAEAEAKTSEPSEEARG is encoded by the coding sequence TTGCTGGTATCCGTCACAGCGGTGCTCGCCGCGGGCGCCCCCGGGGTGGCCGGCGGCGTGGCCGACGTCTCCGAGTCGCAGCGGCTGCTGCGGCTGAGCCAGCTCAACACGGCGGCCATCGCGCTTTCCCACTCGCTGGCCGACGAACGCGCCGACATGGCCGCCTACGTGGCCACCGGACGCGGCGCCAGGAAACCCCCCGCCGCCGCGCACGGCAACACCGTCGGCCGGGGCGTCTCGGAGGAGGAACGGGCCCGGGTCGACCGGCAGACCGCCGAGGTCACCGCGGACGCCGCCGTGCTCGACACCGGCGACTCCACCGACCTGATCCGGGTCACCGGCGACCTGTCCAGCGCCCTGGCCTCGCTGCCGAAGGTGCGGCAGGGCGCCCTGGCCGGACCCGGCGACGCCAAGGCGGCCTTCGACGCCTACACCCCGCTGATCGACGCGCTGGACGCGGTCGGCGGCGCGCTGGCCCGGGCGCTGCCGTCCCGGGCCTCCGACGCCGACACCGCCGCCGGACCCGCGCTGGCCACCGCGGTGGAGGACGCCTCCGCCACCCGGGGCCAGCTGGTCGCCGCGCTCACCGCGGGCGGCACCTCCGCCGCCCTGGCCGGCGGCGCCCAGCAGTCCCGTACCGGTGAGCTGGCGGCGCTCGCCGACTTCAACGCCGCCGCCACCCAGCAGGCCCGTACCCGGTACGCGCAGACCGTCACCGGCGCCGACGTGGCCACCGCCGAGAGCTATCTGCACCGGCTGACCGCCAAGGGCTACCTGACCGCCGCCGACAACCGGCTGCGCACCGCCGACGTGGACGCCGCGCTCGCCGCCCGGGTGGACCGGATGCGGGCCGTGCAGTCCTCGCTGGCCGGCGCCGACACCACCCGGCTGACCCGGCTGCGCGACGACGACGTCACGGCGCTGGAGATCCACGCCGCCGTGGTCGCCTGCTGCGCCCTGATCGCCCTCGGCCTCGGCGTCCGCACCGCCCGCTCGCTGACCCGTCCCCTCGGCCGCCTGCTGCGCTTCGCCACCGCCCACGCGGACGGCGACCGGACCGTCACCGTGCCGGTGGACAGCCACGACGAGTTCGCCGCCGTCGCCCGCGCCGTCGACCGGATCTCCGCGGAGGCCGCCGGGCTGCGCACCGAGGCCGCCGAGCGCGAGCAGGAACGCGAACGCCTCAGCGCCGCGCGCGAGAAGGCGGTCGCCGAACGCGCCCAGCTCCGTCGCCGCTTCGCCGCCGAACGCGACCAGCTCGAACAGCGCCTCACCGCCGAACGCGACGAACTGCGCCAACGCCTCACCACCGAGCGCGACGACCTCCTGCTGCAACTCCACGCCACCCGGCAGGAGGCCCGCGACCGCCAAGGCGGACTCGAAGCCGAGAAGCAGGCGCTGACCGCCCGCCTGGTCGCCCTGGAGAACACCGCGCGCACCACCTACGTCAGCCTCTCGCTGCGCACCCTCGCCCTCGTCGAACGCCAACTCGCGCTCATCGAGGGCCTGGAGGAGCGCGAGCAGGACCCCGACCAGCTCCAGACCCTCTTCCGGCTGGACCACCTGGCCACCCGGATGCGGCGCAACAGCGAGTCGCTGCTGGTACTGGCCGGCGCGGAGACCGGCGGCGGCGCCCAGGCCCGCCCGGTGCCCCTGCTCGACGTGGTGCGGGCCGCCGTCTCCGAGATCGAACGGTACGAGCGGGTGCGCATCGCCTCCCTGCCGCGTACCCGCCTGGCCGGCTTCGCGGCCGACGACACCAGCCACGTGCTCGCCGAACTGCTGGAGAACGCCACCGCCTTCTCGCCGCCCGACGCCGACGTGCGGATCTCCGGCTGGCTGCTGGAGAACGGCGAGGTCATGCTCTCGATCGAGGACACCGGCATCGGCATGCCGCAGGCCCGGCTCGCCGAGGCCAACGCCCTGCTCGCCGACGCCCACCCGGACGACTCGGCGGTCACCGGCGGCCTCGGGCTCCACCTGGTGGCCCGCATGGCCGGCCGGCACGGCGTCCGGGTCCAGCTGCGCGAGCACAAGCAGGGCGGGGTCACCGCCGTGATCGTCCTGCCGCACGCCCTGCTGGCCCGCCCCGACGACGACGGCCGCGGTGAACAGCGCCACGACACCGCCGAGTTGACGGACGTCACGCCCCAACTCCCCGAGCCCCGCCGCGCGGTGGCCCCCGAACCCCCCGCCGAACACGCCCGCCCGCAGGAGGCCCCCGTCCCGGCGGACGCCGCCGAGGCGCCCCGGACCACCGGCAAGGGGCTGCCCAAGCGGGTGCCGCGCAGCAGCGGCCTGTCCGGCGAACCGGCCGCCCGCCTGGGCGGCGGGCCGGTGGACGCCGACGCGCTCCGCCGCCGCCTCGGCGGCTTCGCCCAAGGGCTCCAGGCGGGCCGCCGGGACGCGGAGGCCGAGGCGAAGACCAGTGAACCCTCCGAGGAGGCACGCGGGTGA
- a CDS encoding roadblock/LC7 domain-containing protein — MNASSTDHSTAGLSNQARNLQWLLGNLVEEVPGVRSVAVISSDGLLLCSSEADVEGPAPAAPAGPDRPGPGKSSGDLATVVSGLASLTDGAARLMEAGRVKQSMVAMDNGCLFVMAISDGSLLGVHATPECDMSVVAYHMALFVGRAGHVLTPELRSELSQARGTGLPDESEH, encoded by the coding sequence GTGAACGCGTCGAGTACCGACCACAGCACGGCCGGCCTGAGCAACCAGGCACGCAACCTCCAGTGGTTGCTGGGCAACCTCGTCGAGGAGGTGCCCGGCGTGCGCTCGGTCGCCGTGATCTCGTCCGACGGGCTGCTGCTGTGCTCGTCCGAGGCGGACGTCGAGGGGCCGGCCCCGGCCGCGCCCGCCGGACCGGACCGCCCGGGGCCGGGTAAGTCCTCCGGCGACCTGGCCACCGTGGTCTCGGGGCTGGCCTCCCTGACCGACGGCGCCGCCCGGCTGATGGAGGCCGGACGCGTCAAGCAGTCGATGGTCGCCATGGACAACGGCTGCCTGTTCGTCATGGCCATCAGCGACGGCTCGCTGCTCGGGGTGCACGCCACCCCCGAGTGCGACATGAGCGTCGTCGCCTACCACATGGCGCTCTTCGTGGGGCGGGCCGGACACGTCCTCACCCCCGAACTGCGCAGTGAGCTGAGCCAGGCCCGCGGTACGGGCCTCCCGGACGAAAGCGAGCACTGA
- a CDS encoding GTP-binding protein, translated as MDFAGSEAIVAGPEAEEAVQDWQKDTSRAPATAKIVVAGGFGVGKTTFVGSVSEITPLTTEALMTRASEETDDLDGLPEKTTTTVAMDFGRITLDQDLVLYLFGTPGQQRFWFMWDDLARGAIGGVVLADTRRLADCFPALDYFETSGLPFVVAVNEFADAPRYAADDVRDALSVPPHVPVVVCDARERATVIETLLVLCGQALAALPE; from the coding sequence GTGGACTTCGCAGGCTCTGAGGCGATCGTCGCCGGACCGGAGGCGGAGGAGGCCGTCCAGGACTGGCAGAAGGACACCAGCCGGGCCCCGGCGACCGCCAAGATCGTGGTGGCCGGCGGCTTCGGCGTCGGCAAGACGACCTTCGTCGGCTCGGTCTCCGAGATCACCCCGCTGACCACCGAGGCGCTGATGACCCGGGCCAGCGAGGAGACCGACGACCTCGACGGGCTGCCGGAGAAGACCACCACCACGGTCGCCATGGACTTCGGGCGCATCACGCTCGACCAGGACCTGGTGCTCTACCTTTTCGGCACCCCCGGCCAGCAGCGCTTCTGGTTCATGTGGGACGACCTGGCGCGCGGCGCCATCGGCGGTGTCGTGCTGGCCGACACCCGGCGGCTGGCCGACTGCTTCCCGGCGCTGGACTACTTCGAGACCTCCGGCCTGCCGTTCGTGGTGGCCGTCAACGAGTTCGCGGACGCCCCCCGGTACGCCGCCGACGACGTCCGCGACGCGTTGTCGGTGCCGCCGCACGTACCCGTGGTCGTCTGCGACGCCCGGGAGCGCGCCACGGTGATCGAGACGCTGCTGGTGCTGTGCGGACAGGCCCTGGCCGCACTGCCGGAGTAA
- a CDS encoding lysozyme: MSLDPTARRRRPGRSRAAGWLVAAVTLFAAVLALPGTASAAGHGHVTHPQLDWAGSTVRAHEGGGHGEPVVPATTQTPGMDVSAYQGDVDWSTAWNNGARFAYVKATESTTYTNPYFAQQYNGSYNVGMIRGAYHFATPDTSGGATQADYFVGHGGGWSADGRTLPPALDIEYNPYGATCYGLSQSAMVGWIAAFSDEVHARTGRYPVIYTTTDWWTSCTGNYGGFASANPLWIARYSTGPGTLPAGWGYQTFWQYADSGTLPGDQDYFNGAYDRLQALATG; the protein is encoded by the coding sequence ATGTCCCTCGACCCGACCGCACGTCGACGCAGACCCGGCCGCTCACGGGCGGCCGGATGGCTGGTGGCGGCGGTGACCCTGTTCGCCGCGGTGCTGGCCCTGCCCGGGACCGCGTCGGCGGCCGGGCACGGCCACGTCACCCACCCGCAGCTCGACTGGGCCGGCTCCACCGTCCGCGCCCACGAGGGCGGCGGCCACGGCGAGCCGGTGGTCCCGGCGACCACCCAGACCCCCGGCATGGACGTCAGCGCCTACCAGGGCGACGTCGACTGGTCGACCGCCTGGAACAACGGCGCCCGCTTCGCCTACGTCAAGGCCACCGAGAGCACCACGTACACCAACCCGTACTTCGCCCAGCAGTACAACGGCTCGTACAACGTGGGCATGATCCGCGGGGCCTACCACTTCGCCACCCCGGACACCTCCGGCGGGGCCACCCAGGCCGACTACTTCGTCGGCCACGGCGGCGGCTGGTCGGCCGACGGCAGGACGCTGCCGCCCGCGCTGGACATCGAGTACAACCCCTACGGCGCCACCTGCTACGGGCTGAGCCAGTCGGCGATGGTCGGCTGGATCGCCGCGTTCAGCGACGAGGTGCACGCCCGCACCGGCCGCTACCCGGTGATCTACACCACCACCGACTGGTGGACCAGCTGCACCGGGAACTACGGCGGCTTCGCCTCCGCCAACCCGCTGTGGATCGCCCGGTACAGCACCGGCCCCGGCACCCTGCCGGCCGGCTGGGGCTACCAGACCTTCTGGCAGTACGCCGACTCCGGCACCCTCCCCGGTGACCAGGACTACTTCAACGGCGCCTACGACCGCCTCCAGGCGCTCGCCACCGGCTGA
- the lon gene encoding endopeptidase La → MASESPTSAPLTLPVLPLDDAVVLPGMVVPLDLSDSEVRAAVEAAQAVERDRENSAHVPGIRSATTARKPRVLLVPRVDGKYAAVGTLGAVEQVGRLADGDPGAVIRGLARIRIGAGTTGPGAALWVEGTEVTEPEPTEPPGVVAELVREYKALATAWLRKRGAWQVVDRVQQIDDVSQLADNSGYSPFLGAEQRVRLLETVDPVERLRLAIEWLREHLAEQDVAETIRKDVQEGMDKQQREFLLRRQLEAVRKELAELNGDPASESEDYRSRVEAADLPEKVRTAALKEVDKLERSSDASPEGSWIRTWLDTVLELPWNTTTEDAYDIAGARAVLDADHAGLDDVKDRITEYLAVRKRRADRGLGTVGGRRAGAVLALVGPPGVGKTSLGESVARAMGRKFVRVALGGVRDEAEIRGHRRTYVGALPGRIVRAVKEAGSMNPVVLLDEIDKVGSDYRGDPSAALLEVLDPAQNHTFRDHYLEVELDLSDVVFLATANVLEAIPQPLLDRMELVRLDGYTEDEKLTIARDHLLPRQLERTGLTAEEVTVAEGALRKLAAEYTREAGVRELERSISRILRKVAARHALGGTELPLTVAEDDLRGLIGRPHHVPESAQDPQERRTAVPGVATGLAVTGAGGDVLFVEASLADPETGGTGLTLTGQLGDVMKESARIALSFLRSHGAELELPVGDLKDRGIHLHVPAGAVPKDGPSAGITMTTALASLLSGRRVRDDVAMTGEVSLTGRVLPIGGVKQKLLAAQRAGVTTVIIPKRNEADLDDVPAEVLDTLQVHPVADVREVLALALEPAAEPAVTTVAA, encoded by the coding sequence ATGGCTTCAGAGTCCCCGACGTCCGCGCCGCTCACCCTGCCCGTGCTGCCGCTGGACGACGCCGTCGTGCTGCCCGGCATGGTCGTCCCGCTGGACCTGTCCGACAGCGAGGTGCGGGCCGCCGTGGAAGCGGCGCAGGCCGTCGAGCGGGACCGGGAGAACTCCGCCCACGTCCCCGGCATCCGTTCCGCCACCACCGCCCGCAAGCCCCGGGTGCTGCTGGTGCCGCGGGTGGACGGCAAGTACGCGGCGGTGGGTACCCTCGGCGCCGTCGAGCAGGTCGGCCGGCTCGCCGACGGGGACCCCGGTGCCGTCATCCGCGGCCTCGCCCGGATCCGCATCGGCGCCGGCACCACAGGGCCCGGCGCCGCGCTGTGGGTGGAGGGCACCGAGGTCACCGAGCCGGAGCCGACCGAGCCGCCCGGCGTCGTGGCCGAACTGGTCCGGGAGTACAAGGCGCTGGCCACCGCGTGGCTGCGCAAGCGCGGCGCCTGGCAGGTGGTCGACCGCGTCCAGCAGATCGACGACGTCTCACAACTCGCCGACAACTCCGGCTACTCGCCCTTCCTCGGCGCCGAACAGCGCGTCCGGCTGCTGGAGACCGTCGACCCGGTCGAGCGGCTGCGGCTGGCCATCGAGTGGCTGCGCGAACACCTCGCCGAGCAGGACGTCGCCGAGACCATCCGCAAGGACGTCCAGGAGGGCATGGACAAGCAGCAGCGCGAGTTCCTGCTGCGCCGCCAGCTCGAAGCCGTCCGCAAGGAACTGGCCGAGCTCAACGGCGACCCGGCCAGCGAGTCGGAGGACTACCGCTCCCGGGTGGAGGCGGCCGACCTGCCGGAGAAGGTCCGCACGGCCGCGCTGAAGGAGGTCGACAAGCTGGAGCGCTCCTCCGACGCCTCCCCGGAGGGCAGCTGGATCCGCACCTGGCTCGACACCGTGCTCGAACTGCCGTGGAACACCACCACCGAGGACGCCTACGACATCGCCGGCGCCCGGGCCGTGCTCGACGCCGACCACGCCGGCCTTGACGACGTCAAGGACCGCATCACCGAATACCTCGCGGTGCGCAAGCGACGCGCCGACCGCGGTCTGGGCACGGTCGGCGGACGCCGGGCGGGCGCGGTGCTCGCCCTGGTCGGCCCGCCCGGCGTGGGCAAGACGTCGCTGGGCGAGTCGGTGGCCCGGGCGATGGGGCGCAAGTTCGTCCGGGTGGCGCTGGGCGGCGTGCGCGACGAGGCGGAGATCCGCGGCCACCGCCGCACCTACGTCGGCGCCCTGCCCGGCCGCATCGTGCGGGCGGTCAAGGAGGCCGGCTCGATGAACCCGGTGGTGCTGCTGGACGAGATCGACAAGGTCGGCTCCGACTACCGCGGCGACCCCTCCGCCGCGCTGCTGGAGGTCCTCGACCCGGCGCAGAACCACACCTTCCGTGACCACTACCTGGAGGTCGAACTCGACCTGTCCGACGTGGTCTTCCTGGCCACCGCCAACGTCCTGGAGGCCATCCCGCAGCCGCTGCTGGACCGCATGGAGCTGGTGCGGCTGGACGGCTACACCGAGGACGAGAAGCTCACCATCGCCCGCGACCACCTGCTCCCGCGCCAGCTCGAACGCACCGGGCTCACCGCCGAGGAGGTCACCGTCGCCGAGGGGGCGCTGCGCAAGCTGGCCGCCGAGTACACCCGGGAGGCCGGGGTGCGCGAGCTGGAGCGTTCCATCTCCCGCATCCTGCGCAAGGTCGCGGCCCGGCACGCGCTCGGCGGGACCGAGCTGCCGCTGACGGTGGCCGAGGATGACCTGCGCGGGCTGATCGGCCGCCCGCACCACGTCCCGGAGTCGGCCCAGGACCCGCAGGAACGGCGCACCGCGGTGCCCGGGGTGGCCACCGGCCTGGCGGTCACCGGCGCCGGCGGCGACGTGCTCTTCGTGGAGGCGTCGCTGGCCGACCCGGAGACCGGCGGCACCGGGCTCACCCTCACCGGCCAGCTCGGCGACGTGATGAAGGAGTCGGCGCGGATCGCGCTGTCCTTCCTGCGCTCGCACGGCGCCGAACTGGAGCTGCCCGTGGGCGACTTGAAGGACCGCGGGATCCACCTGCACGTCCCGGCCGGGGCGGTGCCCAAGGACGGCCCGAGCGCCGGCATCACCATGACCACCGCGCTGGCCTCGCTGCTCTCCGGCCGCCGGGTCCGCGACGACGTGGCGATGACCGGCGAGGTCTCGCTGACCGGCCGGGTGCTGCCGATCGGCGGGGTCAAGCAGAAGCTGCTCGCCGCCCAGCGCGCCGGGGTCACCACGGTGATCATCCCCAAGCGCAACGAGGCCGACCTGGACGACGTCCCCGCCGAGGTGCTCGACACCCTCCAGGTGCACCCGGTGGCCGACGTCCGCGAGGTGCTGGCGCTGGCGCTGGAGCCGGCCGCCGAGCCGGCGGTGACCACGGTCGCCGCCTGA
- a CDS encoding MarR family winged helix-turn-helix transcriptional regulator: MTEGGPGPEWYDRGMDALEREITVFYRRARASSGEMARQVHPELEPAAYGLLVRLEETGPERATELAAYFGVGKATMSRQLRALEQLGLVAREPDPADGRAFLLRLTDEGHHRLGRVREARRARYWRQLAEWDPRDVRELARLLHRLNTAP; the protein is encoded by the coding sequence GTGACCGAGGGGGGACCCGGCCCCGAGTGGTACGACCGGGGCATGGACGCCCTCGAACGGGAGATCACCGTCTTCTACCGGCGGGCCCGCGCCTCCTCCGGGGAGATGGCCCGCCAGGTCCACCCCGAACTCGAACCCGCCGCCTACGGGCTGCTGGTCCGGCTGGAGGAGACCGGCCCGGAACGCGCCACCGAACTCGCCGCGTACTTCGGCGTCGGCAAGGCCACCATGAGCCGCCAACTGCGCGCCCTCGAACAACTCGGCCTCGTCGCCCGCGAACCCGACCCGGCCGACGGCCGCGCGTTCCTCCTCCGCCTCACCGACGAGGGACACCACCGTCTCGGCCGCGTCCGCGAAGCGCGCCGCGCGCGCTACTGGCGGCAACTCGCCGAATGGGACCCCCGCGACGTCCGCGAACTCGCCCGCCTCCTCCACCGCCTGAACACCGCCCCCTAA
- a CDS encoding DUF742 domain-containing protein codes for MPAPSLPVRGADRKPSRVRPYALTGGRTRFGHVLLVETFVATVDGPRQPPELTSGGIGAGVLPELRAIVELCRRMRSVAEISALLRIPLGVVRVLLSDLADQGRIRVYGTGTAPGQPDRALLERVLSGLRRL; via the coding sequence ATGCCCGCGCCCTCGCTACCGGTCCGCGGCGCGGACCGCAAACCCTCCCGCGTACGCCCCTACGCGCTCACCGGCGGCCGGACCCGCTTCGGCCACGTGCTGCTGGTCGAGACTTTCGTCGCCACCGTCGACGGCCCGCGGCAGCCGCCGGAGCTGACCTCCGGCGGCATCGGCGCCGGCGTCCTGCCCGAGCTGCGGGCCATCGTCGAACTGTGCCGCAGGATGCGCTCGGTCGCCGAGATCTCGGCGCTGCTGCGCATCCCGCTGGGGGTGGTACGGGTGCTCCTCAGCGACTTGGCCGACCAGGGAAGGATCCGCGTCTACGGCACCGGCACCGCGCCCGGCCAGCCCGACCGCGCACTGCTGGAAAGGGTGCTCAGTGGACTTCGCAGGCTCTGA
- a CDS encoding response regulator transcription factor, translating to MENTQTSAAHGTAGASLPGTQRRVLVVEDDPTIAEAIAVRLRAEGFQVHTAGDGPAAVDAAHNWQPDLLVLDVMLPGYDGLEVCRRVQAQRPVPVLMLTARDDETDMLVGLGVGADDYMTKPFSMRELAARVHVLLRRVERAAVAARSPRGGTLQLGDLAIDHAQRRVRVRGDDVHLTPTEFDLLACLAQTPRAVLSREQLLAEVWDWADASGTRTVDSHIKALRRKIGAERIRTVHGVGYALETPAP from the coding sequence ATGGAGAACACACAGACGAGTGCGGCGCACGGTACGGCCGGTGCCTCGTTGCCGGGCACCCAGCGCCGCGTGCTCGTCGTCGAGGACGACCCGACGATCGCGGAGGCCATCGCGGTCCGGCTGCGGGCCGAGGGCTTCCAGGTCCACACCGCGGGCGACGGCCCGGCCGCGGTGGACGCCGCCCACAACTGGCAGCCCGATCTGCTGGTGCTCGACGTGATGCTGCCCGGCTACGACGGCCTGGAGGTCTGCCGCCGGGTCCAGGCGCAGCGCCCGGTGCCGGTGCTGATGCTCACCGCCCGGGACGACGAGACCGACATGCTGGTCGGCCTCGGGGTGGGCGCCGACGACTACATGACCAAGCCGTTCTCCATGCGTGAGCTGGCCGCCCGGGTGCACGTGCTGCTGCGCCGGGTGGAACGGGCCGCGGTGGCCGCCCGCAGCCCCCGCGGCGGCACCCTGCAACTGGGCGACCTCGCCATCGACCACGCCCAGCGCCGGGTCCGGGTGCGCGGCGACGACGTCCACCTCACCCCCACCGAGTTCGACCTGCTGGCCTGCCTGGCCCAGACCCCGCGCGCGGTGCTCTCCCGCGAGCAGCTGCTGGCCGAGGTGTGGGACTGGGCGGACGCCTCCGGCACCCGCACCGTCGACAGCCACATCAAGGCGCTGCGCCGCAAGATCGGCGCCGAACGCATCCGCACGGTGCACGGCGTCGGGTACGCGCTGGAGACCCCGGCGCCGTGA
- a CDS encoding spermine/spermidine synthase domain-containing protein encodes MDDLTGAATVMERRQGPYGEVVLRRRGGIYEIIENGCFLMDTSDGRSERLLVRAALEALPPGPGRSVLIGGLGVGFSLLEAAAEPRWSAVTVVEREPAVVDWHRTGPLGSLTAGALADPRVTVVVADLLDHLRTADVTYDALCLDVDNGPQWTVTESNDGLYAPAGLAACRDRLVPGGVLAIWSAQPSAEFEEALRNFGFQQVRTIAVPVARGVPNVVHLAVRAA; translated from the coding sequence ATGGACGACCTGACCGGCGCGGCGACCGTGATGGAACGGCGCCAAGGCCCCTACGGCGAAGTGGTGTTGCGAAGACGCGGCGGGATCTACGAGATCATCGAGAACGGGTGCTTCCTGATGGACACCTCCGACGGCCGCTCCGAACGGCTGCTGGTGCGGGCCGCGTTGGAGGCGCTGCCGCCCGGCCCCGGGCGCTCGGTGCTCATCGGCGGCCTGGGCGTGGGCTTCTCGCTGCTGGAGGCCGCCGCCGAGCCGCGCTGGTCGGCGGTGACCGTGGTGGAGCGCGAGCCGGCCGTGGTCGACTGGCACCGCACCGGCCCGCTGGGCTCCCTCACCGCCGGCGCGCTCGCCGATCCCCGGGTCACCGTGGTCGTGGCCGACCTCCTCGACCACCTGCGCACCGCCGATGTGACGTACGACGCACTCTGCCTGGACGTCGACAACGGGCCGCAGTGGACGGTCACCGAGTCCAACGACGGTCTGTACGCGCCCGCCGGGCTCGCCGCGTGCCGTGATCGCCTTGTCCCCGGCGGGGTCTTGGCCATCTGGTCGGCGCAGCCGTCGGCGGAGTTCGAGGAGGCGCTGCGGAACTTCGGATTCCAGCAGGTCCGGACCATTGCGGTGCCGGTCGCGCGTGGTGTGCCCAATGTTGTCCACCTCGCCGTACGGGCCGCGTAG
- a CDS encoding sensor histidine kinase: protein MTPRLPRPRLPGRACRSPEAAGALRKLWEALRPVDPYRSIKAALGLLVISSVFLTTLLVLVAIHSETELRVITIFSIITSMLLMQFVSHGLTSPLREMTAVAKAMAQGDYSRRVRTGRRDELGELAVTFNSMAADLEAADRHRKELVANVSHELRTPISGLRALLENVVDGVCEADPETMRAALAQTERLGRLVGDLLDLSRLDSGVVPLNARRFEVWPYLSGVLKAASIKPGVALETHSRSRNDVHLHLDVSPPELTAYADPERLHQVVSNLVDNAVKHSPPSGRVTVRARSGDAPESLELEVLDEGPGIPESEWSTVFERFSRGSAPAAEGSGSDGGTGLGLAIARWAVELHGGRIRVAESARGCRIRLTLPGKSTTSH from the coding sequence GTGACGCCACGGCTGCCGCGTCCCCGCCTCCCCGGACGGGCGTGCCGCTCCCCTGAGGCGGCGGGCGCCCTGCGGAAGCTGTGGGAGGCGCTGCGCCCGGTGGACCCGTACCGGTCGATCAAGGCGGCGCTGGGCCTGCTGGTGATCTCCTCGGTCTTCCTGACCACGCTGCTGGTGCTGGTGGCGATCCACTCGGAGACCGAGCTGCGGGTGATCACCATCTTCTCGATCATCACCTCGATGCTGCTGATGCAGTTCGTCTCGCACGGCCTGACCTCGCCGCTGCGGGAGATGACGGCGGTGGCCAAGGCGATGGCCCAGGGCGACTACAGCCGCCGGGTGCGGACCGGGCGCCGGGACGAGCTGGGCGAGCTGGCGGTGACGTTCAACAGCATGGCGGCCGACCTGGAGGCCGCCGACCGCCACCGCAAGGAGCTGGTGGCCAACGTCTCGCACGAGCTGCGCACCCCCATATCGGGGCTGCGGGCGCTGCTGGAGAACGTGGTGGACGGGGTCTGCGAGGCGGACCCGGAGACCATGCGCGCGGCGCTGGCGCAGACCGAGCGCCTCGGCCGGCTCGTCGGCGACCTGCTCGACCTGTCCCGGCTGGACAGCGGGGTGGTGCCGCTCAACGCCCGCCGCTTCGAGGTGTGGCCGTACCTGTCCGGCGTGCTCAAGGCGGCCAGCATCAAGCCCGGGGTGGCGCTGGAGACCCACTCGCGCTCCCGCAACGACGTCCATCTGCACCTGGACGTCTCGCCGCCGGAGCTGACCGCGTACGCCGACCCGGAACGCCTCCACCAGGTGGTCTCCAACCTGGTGGACAACGCGGTCAAGCACAGCCCGCCCAGCGGCCGGGTGACGGTGCGGGCCCGGTCCGGCGACGCCCCGGAGTCGCTGGAGCTGGAGGTGCTGGACGAGGGCCCGGGGATCCCCGAGTCGGAGTGGTCCACGGTCTTCGAACGGTTCAGCCGGGGCAGCGCGCCCGCCGCGGAGGGCTCCGGCAGCGACGGCGGCACCGGACTGGGGCTGGCCATCGCCCGGTGGGCGGTGGAGCTGCACGGAGGCCGGATCCGGGTGGCCGAGTCGGCACGCGGATGCCGCATCCGTCTCACCCTTCCGGGTAAAAGTACGACGTCACATTGA